A part of Tigriopus californicus strain San Diego chromosome 10, Tcal_SD_v2.1, whole genome shotgun sequence genomic DNA contains:
- the LOC131889429 gene encoding LIM/homeobox protein Lhx6-like isoform X2 produces the protein MMGILTQTNYKQSPDNPGVHLEHEPEDKDNFSKMLAAGINIRGVSPTCPPEGQSASRLHLEEEVQRIVERNDSVDRPVPSSQGAWSSVPQPPPGNHHLHPHDNPHRQPPLPPFHEREYHSPYPLPPPPPPLISTPHLSGHPNQGGTICEICKGMITDEYIYSVEKNRVFHEQCLACAECHVPLHDGNPPIEHNGLLLCSHHFHSKFAPVGTQCSRCGVELQFGDTTMFIKPLWFHEDCFRCHICDTKLKKGESFGKIDGIPYCHVHYSQYSQMNYGIPFQATPPHLSMPQGQFHPLPPIPVYGGDKHLYPHFHNEFGPSMPSHAHPQGGPHGHPQGLPQGQEFFGAGEPMHKKRRGRKKRKAEVFQGMNGYVPNGYPAPDGTDGTKKRARTSFKHNQLRVMKGHFQINQNPDSRELKMLAQKTGLDKKVLQVWFQNARAKWRRNKSDNMGGTEPGNAQCSVQPGLKPGPCSSGSGSSTTHMSDDGGGYFNSVVMGEISPSSI, from the exons ATGATGGGAATTCTAACACAGACAAACTATAAGCAATCTCCAGACAACCCCGGTGTACATCTGGAACACGAGCCCGAGGACAAGGACAACTTCTCCAAG ATGTTGGCCGCTGGGATTAACATTCGTGGAGTATCCCCGACATGTCCGCCCGAGGGTCAATCTGCATCCCGTCTCCATCTTGAGGAGGAGGTGCAAAGGATAGTGGAAAGAAATGACTCCGTGGATCGCCCAGTCCCGTCGAGCCAAGGGGCATGGAGTTCCGTACCTCAGCCACCCCCTGGGAACCACCATCTTCACCCTCACGATAACCCACACCGACAGCCTCCGTTACCTCCTTTCCATGAACGAGAATACCATTCGCCCTACCCTTTGCCCCCACCTCCTCCGCCACTCATCTCTACGCCTCATCTGAGCGGCCATCCAAATCAGGGTGGCACGATCTGTGAGATATGCAAAGGCATGATAACAGACGAGTATATTTATTCAGTGGAGAAGAACCGCGTGTTCCATGAACAATGTCTGGCTTGCGCAGAATGCCATGTTCCTCTTCACGATGGCAACCCACCGATAGAACACAACGGCTTATTGCTCTGTAGCCATCACTTCCACAG taAATTTGCCCCAGTTGGAACTCAATGTTCTCGATGTGGTGTGGAACTACAGTTCGGGGATACAACCATGTTTATCAAGCCTCTCTGGTTCCACGAAGACTGTTTCCGATGTCACATCTGTGATACCAAACTCAAGAAAGGAGAGTCGTTTGGCAAGATTGATGGAATCCCCTATTGTCATGTGCACTACTCTCAGTATAGTCAGATGAACTACGGTATACCCTTCCAAGCCACCCCGCCCCATCTCTCAATGCCTCAAGGCCAATTCCATCCGCTTCCGCCCATCCCCGTGTATGGTGGAGATAAGCATTTGTATCCGCATTTCCATAACGAATTCGGGCCTTCCATGCCATCACACGCTCACCCACAGGGAGGGCCCCATGGCCACCCTCAGGGTCTGCCTCAAGGCCAAGAGTTCTTTGGCGCCGGAGAGCCCATGCATAAAAAGAGGCGAGGTCGCAAGAAGCGAAAAGCCGAAGTCTTTCAAGGCATGAACGGTTACGTGCCGAATGGATATCCCGCACCCGATGGGACGGACGGCACTAAAAAGCGCGCCCGGACCTCATTCAAGCACAATCAATTGCGGGTCATGAAAGGCCACTTTCAGATCAATCAAAATCCAGACTCCCGAGAGCTTAAGATGCTGGCTCAAAAGACAGGACTGGACAAGAAGGTTTTGCAG GTCTGGTTTCAAAACGCCCGGGCCAAATGGAGGCGGAACAAATCGGACAATATGGGCGGGACTGAACCTGGCAATGCTCAGTGCTCTGTCCAACCGGGTCTGAAGCCTGGACCTTGTAGCTCAGGTTCGGGGTCTTCGACCACACACATGAGCGATGACGGAGGAGGCTATTTCAACTCAGTTGTGATGGGAGAGATCTCCCCATCTTCGATTTGA
- the LOC131889429 gene encoding LIM/homeobox protein Lhx6-like isoform X3: protein MAPDPEMLAAGINIRGVSPTCPPEGQSASRLHLEEEVQRIVERNDSVDRPVPSSQGAWSSVPQPPPGNHHLHPHDNPHRQPPLPPFHEREYHSPYPLPPPPPPLISTPHLSGHPNQGGTICEICKGMITDEYIYSVEKNRVFHEQCLACAECHVPLHDGNPPIEHNGLLLCSHHFHSKFAPVGTQCSRCGVELQFGDTTMFIKPLWFHEDCFRCHICDTKLKKGESFGKIDGIPYCHVHYSQYSQMNYGIPFQATPPHLSMPQGQFHPLPPIPVYGGDKHLYPHFHNEFGPSMPSHAHPQGGPHGHPQGLPQGQEFFGAGEPMHKKRRGRKKRKAEVFQGMNGYVPNGYPAPDGTDGTKKRARTSFKHNQLRVMKGHFQINQNPDSRELKMLAQKTGLDKKVLQVWFQNARAKWRRNKSDNMGGTEPGNAQCSVQPGLKPGPCSSGSGSSTTHMSDDGGGYFNSVVMGEISPSSI, encoded by the exons ATGGCTCCGGATCCTGAA ATGTTGGCCGCTGGGATTAACATTCGTGGAGTATCCCCGACATGTCCGCCCGAGGGTCAATCTGCATCCCGTCTCCATCTTGAGGAGGAGGTGCAAAGGATAGTGGAAAGAAATGACTCCGTGGATCGCCCAGTCCCGTCGAGCCAAGGGGCATGGAGTTCCGTACCTCAGCCACCCCCTGGGAACCACCATCTTCACCCTCACGATAACCCACACCGACAGCCTCCGTTACCTCCTTTCCATGAACGAGAATACCATTCGCCCTACCCTTTGCCCCCACCTCCTCCGCCACTCATCTCTACGCCTCATCTGAGCGGCCATCCAAATCAGGGTGGCACGATCTGTGAGATATGCAAAGGCATGATAACAGACGAGTATATTTATTCAGTGGAGAAGAACCGCGTGTTCCATGAACAATGTCTGGCTTGCGCAGAATGCCATGTTCCTCTTCACGATGGCAACCCACCGATAGAACACAACGGCTTATTGCTCTGTAGCCATCACTTCCACAG taAATTTGCCCCAGTTGGAACTCAATGTTCTCGATGTGGTGTGGAACTACAGTTCGGGGATACAACCATGTTTATCAAGCCTCTCTGGTTCCACGAAGACTGTTTCCGATGTCACATCTGTGATACCAAACTCAAGAAAGGAGAGTCGTTTGGCAAGATTGATGGAATCCCCTATTGTCATGTGCACTACTCTCAGTATAGTCAGATGAACTACGGTATACCCTTCCAAGCCACCCCGCCCCATCTCTCAATGCCTCAAGGCCAATTCCATCCGCTTCCGCCCATCCCCGTGTATGGTGGAGATAAGCATTTGTATCCGCATTTCCATAACGAATTCGGGCCTTCCATGCCATCACACGCTCACCCACAGGGAGGGCCCCATGGCCACCCTCAGGGTCTGCCTCAAGGCCAAGAGTTCTTTGGCGCCGGAGAGCCCATGCATAAAAAGAGGCGAGGTCGCAAGAAGCGAAAAGCCGAAGTCTTTCAAGGCATGAACGGTTACGTGCCGAATGGATATCCCGCACCCGATGGGACGGACGGCACTAAAAAGCGCGCCCGGACCTCATTCAAGCACAATCAATTGCGGGTCATGAAAGGCCACTTTCAGATCAATCAAAATCCAGACTCCCGAGAGCTTAAGATGCTGGCTCAAAAGACAGGACTGGACAAGAAGGTTTTGCAG GTCTGGTTTCAAAACGCCCGGGCCAAATGGAGGCGGAACAAATCGGACAATATGGGCGGGACTGAACCTGGCAATGCTCAGTGCTCTGTCCAACCGGGTCTGAAGCCTGGACCTTGTAGCTCAGGTTCGGGGTCTTCGACCACACACATGAGCGATGACGGAGGAGGCTATTTCAACTCAGTTGTGATGGGAGAGATCTCCCCATCTTCGATTTGA
- the LOC131889429 gene encoding LIM/homeobox protein Lhx2-like isoform X1 — protein sequence MQLFQTIEQNFPDFEQEMIGSNVKALSFCHHRTILLLWSIGTRTWPLKRMLAAGINIRGVSPTCPPEGQSASRLHLEEEVQRIVERNDSVDRPVPSSQGAWSSVPQPPPGNHHLHPHDNPHRQPPLPPFHEREYHSPYPLPPPPPPLISTPHLSGHPNQGGTICEICKGMITDEYIYSVEKNRVFHEQCLACAECHVPLHDGNPPIEHNGLLLCSHHFHSKFAPVGTQCSRCGVELQFGDTTMFIKPLWFHEDCFRCHICDTKLKKGESFGKIDGIPYCHVHYSQYSQMNYGIPFQATPPHLSMPQGQFHPLPPIPVYGGDKHLYPHFHNEFGPSMPSHAHPQGGPHGHPQGLPQGQEFFGAGEPMHKKRRGRKKRKAEVFQGMNGYVPNGYPAPDGTDGTKKRARTSFKHNQLRVMKGHFQINQNPDSRELKMLAQKTGLDKKVLQVWFQNARAKWRRNKSDNMGGTEPGNAQCSVQPGLKPGPCSSGSGSSTTHMSDDGGGYFNSVVMGEISPSSI from the exons ATGCAATTGTTTCAGACCATTGAGCAAAATTTCCCTGACTTTGAACAGGAAATGATCGGCTCGAATGTCAAAGCACTCTCGTTTTGTCACCATCGTACaatattgttgttgtggtcCATTGGTACGAGAACATGGCCATTGAAACGG ATGTTGGCCGCTGGGATTAACATTCGTGGAGTATCCCCGACATGTCCGCCCGAGGGTCAATCTGCATCCCGTCTCCATCTTGAGGAGGAGGTGCAAAGGATAGTGGAAAGAAATGACTCCGTGGATCGCCCAGTCCCGTCGAGCCAAGGGGCATGGAGTTCCGTACCTCAGCCACCCCCTGGGAACCACCATCTTCACCCTCACGATAACCCACACCGACAGCCTCCGTTACCTCCTTTCCATGAACGAGAATACCATTCGCCCTACCCTTTGCCCCCACCTCCTCCGCCACTCATCTCTACGCCTCATCTGAGCGGCCATCCAAATCAGGGTGGCACGATCTGTGAGATATGCAAAGGCATGATAACAGACGAGTATATTTATTCAGTGGAGAAGAACCGCGTGTTCCATGAACAATGTCTGGCTTGCGCAGAATGCCATGTTCCTCTTCACGATGGCAACCCACCGATAGAACACAACGGCTTATTGCTCTGTAGCCATCACTTCCACAG taAATTTGCCCCAGTTGGAACTCAATGTTCTCGATGTGGTGTGGAACTACAGTTCGGGGATACAACCATGTTTATCAAGCCTCTCTGGTTCCACGAAGACTGTTTCCGATGTCACATCTGTGATACCAAACTCAAGAAAGGAGAGTCGTTTGGCAAGATTGATGGAATCCCCTATTGTCATGTGCACTACTCTCAGTATAGTCAGATGAACTACGGTATACCCTTCCAAGCCACCCCGCCCCATCTCTCAATGCCTCAAGGCCAATTCCATCCGCTTCCGCCCATCCCCGTGTATGGTGGAGATAAGCATTTGTATCCGCATTTCCATAACGAATTCGGGCCTTCCATGCCATCACACGCTCACCCACAGGGAGGGCCCCATGGCCACCCTCAGGGTCTGCCTCAAGGCCAAGAGTTCTTTGGCGCCGGAGAGCCCATGCATAAAAAGAGGCGAGGTCGCAAGAAGCGAAAAGCCGAAGTCTTTCAAGGCATGAACGGTTACGTGCCGAATGGATATCCCGCACCCGATGGGACGGACGGCACTAAAAAGCGCGCCCGGACCTCATTCAAGCACAATCAATTGCGGGTCATGAAAGGCCACTTTCAGATCAATCAAAATCCAGACTCCCGAGAGCTTAAGATGCTGGCTCAAAAGACAGGACTGGACAAGAAGGTTTTGCAG GTCTGGTTTCAAAACGCCCGGGCCAAATGGAGGCGGAACAAATCGGACAATATGGGCGGGACTGAACCTGGCAATGCTCAGTGCTCTGTCCAACCGGGTCTGAAGCCTGGACCTTGTAGCTCAGGTTCGGGGTCTTCGACCACACACATGAGCGATGACGGAGGAGGCTATTTCAACTCAGTTGTGATGGGAGAGATCTCCCCATCTTCGATTTGA
- the LOC131889431 gene encoding E3 ubiquitin-protein ligase RMND5A-like translates to MDSILSVERELYALSEKFNRFDSTNGQQLVHTLETLRSTQRELDQVRKSGAALTPAQTFSLMKTVQGLSEVVSTFGTVHRDLHSSVSKVGKAIDRNFVTDYDSTSREDIFKAADQQKRLNEVILQHFYRHGQLEISDTLAQEAKLEDAHVIKDRFQELNAVVEALAEKRLGPALEWASKNSSDMHRAPEASSRAVTRLQSSSLEMKLHKLRFIDLLVEGKCLEAVGYARHYFPQFVKSHEKEVQALMGALMFASSGKTLEDSPYAHLLDTMLWQDIVEHFVKDACALMGLSIESPLSVVINAGCIALPALLNIKQVMQQRQVAGVWNPNAKDELPIEIDLGPECRFHSIFACPILRQQTTEQNPPLKLTCGHCISKDALTKLTSGHKLKCPYCPVEQNPQDARQITF, encoded by the exons ATGGATTCCATTTTGAGCGTGGAACGTGAACTGTACGCCCTGAGCGAGAAATTTAACCGATTTGACTCTACGAATGGCCAGCAATTGGTCCACACTTTGGAGACTTTACGTAGTACTCAAAGAGAACTGGATCAAG TTCGTAAAAGCGGAGCAGCATTGACTCCGGCTCAAACCTTCAGTTTAATGAAGACCGTTCAGGGGTTGTCAGAAGTGGTGTCCACATTTGGAACCGTCCATAGAGATCTTCATTCGTCGGTGTCCAAAGTTGGGAAGGCTATTGATCGTAATTTTGTAACTGATTATGACTCCACTTCGAGGGAGGATATCTTCAAAGCTGCGGATCAACAGAAACGACTCAATGAAGTCATCTTACAGCACTTTTATCGACACGGCCAGTTAGAAATAAGCGACACTCTGGCTCAAGAGGCTAAGCTTGAGGATGCTCATGTCATCAAGGACCGATTCCAGGAGCTCAATGCCGTGGTTGAGGCCCTGGCAGAAAAGAGGCTTGGTCCCGCCCTCGAGTGGGCGTCGAAAAACAGCTCCGACATGCACCGGGCTCCAGAGGCTTCAAGCCGTGCAGTGACCCGACTCCAATCCTCGTCATTGGAGATGAAGCTCCACAAACTCCGGTTCATTGACCTTCTCGTAGAGGGCAAATGTCTGGAAGCGGTGGGATACGCCCGCCATTATTTCCCCCAGTTCGTTAAGTCGCATGAAAAAGAGGTCCAAGCGCTTATGGGCGCCCTGATGTTCGCATCGTCGGGCAAGACCCTGGAGGACTCTCCTTATGCCCACCTATTGGACACCATGTTATGGCAAGACATAGTCGAGCACTTTGTGAAGGACGCTTGTGCCCTGATGGGGCTCTCGATTGAGTCACCATTATCCGTGGTAATTAATGCCGGATGTATCGCTCTACCAGCTCTATTGAATATCAAACAGGTCATGCAACAGCGCCAAGTGGCAGGTGTTTGGAATCCCAATGCCAAAGACGAGTTGCCCATTGAGATTGACCTCGGACCAGAATGCCGCTTTCACTCCATCTTTGCCTGTCCCATCTTGAGACAACAAACAACCGAGCAGAACCCGCCTTTGAAACTCACATGTGGCCATTGCATCTCCAAAGATGCCTTGACCAAGCTAACATCCGGACATAAACTGAAGTGTCCCTATTGCCCTGTGGAGCAAAATCCTCAAGACGCGAGGCAAATCACGTTTTGA
- the LOC131889434 gene encoding protein SCO1 homolog, mitochondrial-like, translating into MSFLGLASRAMYGRLLGSSSLLMRQTDTVHRPWALTRGFPGRCISTTQYRLEEAKDKPIEKPKALNREGRGQRKFGEGGPVSWANLAVTGTLMLTALGGYLYARSVKDKELEVERKRQIGKAKIGGNFDLIDQDGNPKTNKDFLGKWVLLYFGFTHCPDICPDEMEKMSEVYDELVASTKKGKKDDQFVPLFITVDPERDQVPQVKEYIKEFHPDMIGLTGTPEKITEACKAYRVYFSAGPRDEDNDYIVDHTIILYLIDPSGEFVDYYGQTKTTDMIKESIQFHMGAYKRANKKSGFF; encoded by the exons ATGTCGTTTCTTGGACTCGCATCTCGAGCCATGTACGGCCGGTTACTGGGCAGTTCTTCATTGCTCATGAGACAGACTGACACTGTCCATCGCCCTTGGGCTCTGACACGTGGTTTTCCCGGTCGATGCATTTCCACGACTCAATACAGATTGGAAGAAGCTAAAGACAAACCCATTGAGAAGCCCAAGGCGCTGAATCGTGAAGGTCGAGGTCAGAGGAAGTTTGGGGAAGGTGGTCCGGTGTCCTGGGCGAATCTAGCTGTTACAGGCACACTCATGTTGACCGCTTTGGGTGGGTATCTGTATGCTAGAAGTGTGAAGGACAAGGAGTTGGAAGTCGAACGCAAACGGCAAATCGGCAAGGCCAAGATTGGAGGCAATTTTGACCTGATCGACCAGGATGGCAATCCGAAGACAAACAAGGACTTCTTGGGCAAATGGGTGTTGTTGTACTTCGGGTTTACGCACTGTCCGGACATTTGCCctgatgaaatggaaaagatgtCAGAG gTATACGACGAGTTGGTTGCCTCCAcgaaaaaaggtaaaaaagacGATCAGTTCGTTCCATTGTTCATCACAGTTGACCCGGAGCGTGATCAAGTCCCTCAAGTGAAGGAGTACATTAAAGAATTCCATCCAGACATGATCGGATTGACCGGCACTCCTGAGAAGATCACGGAAGCTTGCAAGGCGTACCGCGTATATTTTAGCGCTGGTCCCAGAGATGAGGACAATGACTACATCGTGGACCACACCATCATTCTCTACCTTATTGATCCCTCGGGTGAATTCGTGGATTATTATGGGCAAACGAAAACCACCGATATGATTAAAGAGAGCATCCAATTTCACATGGGTGCCTATAAACGTGCGAATAAGAAATCTGGCTTcttttaa
- the LOC131889433 gene encoding innexin inx2-like (The sequence of the model RefSeq protein was modified relative to this genomic sequence to represent the inferred CDS: added 109 bases not found in genome assembly), whose protein sequence is MFDVFGSVKDLIKLDSICIDNNVFRLHYKGTFVILVVCSLLVTSRQYIGDPIDCIVEEIPNNVMDTYCWIHSTFSVPGENPGLLGYDVAHQGVAPLSDLKEGETVRYHKYYQWVCFTLFFQAILFYIPRYLWKTWEGGKVKMLVQEMNVPLVDPDTKKDRIKLLVDYFSHNRNNHEFYAIRFFFCELLNFVNIFGQIYFMDFFLGGEFTKYGTDVLAMTELEPEQRTDPMARVFPKVTKCTFHKFGPSGTVEKFDGLCVLPLNIINEKIYVFLWFWFIIVTIITGIHLVYRLIVLFSPQVREMILRARARLAPAREVDSICKQVKLGDWFLLYQLGKNIDPLIFREFVHELSMRFDHSAP, encoded by the coding sequence ATGTTTGACGTGTTTGGGTCCGTCAAGGATCTGATCAAATTAGATTCGATATGTATCGACAATAATGTCTTCCGTCTTCATTACAAGGGTACCTTTGTCATCTTGGTGGTCTGCTCTCTCCTCGTTACATCGAGGCAATACATCGGTGACCCCATTGATTGCATCGTGGAAGAGATCCCCAACAATGTCATGGACACTTATTGCTGGATTCATTCAACCTTCTCCGTTCCGGGAGAAAATCCTGGCCTACTGGGATACGATGTGGCTCACCAAGGTGTGGCGCCACTTTCTGACCTAAAAGAAGGAGAGACTGTTCGATATCACAAATACTACCAATGGGTGTGCTTCACCCTTTTCTTCCAAGCGATCCTGTTCTACATCCCCAGATACTTATGGAAAACTTGGGAAGGGGGAAAAGTAAAGATGTTGGTCCAAGAGATGAACGTGCCCCTCGTGGACCCAGACACCAAGAAGGACAGAATCAAGTTGCTGGTGGATTACTTTAGCCATAATCGCAACAACCACGAGTTCTACGCTATTCGCTTCTTCTTTTGCGAATTGCTGAACTTTGTGAATATCTTCGGACAAATCTATTTCATGGATTTCTTCTTGGGAGGAGAATTCACCAAGTATGGCACGGATGTTTTGGCCATGACCGAGCTTGAGCCAGAACAAAGGACTGATCCTATGGCGCGCGTGTTCCCAAAGGTGACGAAATGTACTTTCCATAAGTTTGGTCCCTCAGGAACCGTTGAGAAATTTGACGGACTCTGCGTTCTGCCCTTGAATATCATCAATGAGAAGATCTATGTGTTCTTATGGTTTTGGTTCATCATCGTGACCATCATCACTGGCATTCACCTCGTGTATCGACTGATTGTACTCTTCTCACCGCAAGTTCGGGAAATGATTCTGCGGGCTCGAGCCCGTCTCGCGCCCGCCAGAGAAGTCGATTCCATTTGCAAGCAAGTCAA
- the LOC131888275 gene encoding innexin inx2-like — MYTYCWIHSTFSIPNAVHGREGLENAHPGVAPPPIYQELKDGETKNDEESFQYHKYYQWVALTLFFQACLFYLPHYIWKYCEDHKMKLLTEGICVPIVDNEVRQSRISALVTYCKRNKGNHNLYARKFFVCELLNFINIMIQIFFTDLFLDGQFTKYRSEVVSISEKDFSERGDPLDRVFPKVAKCTLHKFGKRDPEEDEESDQKTEKGTNEPKDSKEHDHHKPTDNEDPEKVPLIPFEPHEGNLYPNAHEVE; from the coding sequence ATGTACACGTATTGCTGGATTCACTCGACATTCTCCATTCCGAATGCCGTGCATGGTCGAGAGGGGTTGGAGAATGCTCATCCAGGTGTGGCCCCACCACCGATTTATCAAGAATTAAAAGATGGGGAAACCAAGAATGATGAAGAGAGTTTCCAATACCATAAATATTACCAATGGGTGGCACTCACTCTATTCTTCCAAGCCTGTTTATTCTACTTACCCCATTATATTTGGAAATACTGCGAGGATCACAAAATGAAGCTTCTCACAGAAGGCATCTGCGTGCCAATTGTGGATAACGAAGTCAGACAAAGTCGAATCAGTGCGTTGGTCACCTACTGCAAACGCAATAAGGGCAACCATAACCTGTACGCTAGAAAATTCTTTGTGTGCGAGTTGCTGAACTTCATCAACATCATGATCCAGATTTTCTTCACCGATTTGTTCTTGGATGGACAGTTTACAAAATATAGATCCGAAGTAGTGTCTATTTCAGAAAAGGACTTCAGCGAAAGAGGAGATCCTTTAGATCGTGTATTTCCTAAAGTGGCCAAGTGCACCTTGCACAAATTTGGGAAAAGAGATCcagaagaggacgaagaaaGCGACCAGAAAACTGAAAAGGGGACAAACGAACCCAAGGATTCAAAAGAACACGACCACCACAAACCAACAGACAATGAGGATCCAGAAAAGGTTCCTCTGATTCCATTTGAGCCGCATGAAGGAAACTTGTACCCAAATGCTCATGAGGTAGAATGA